The following coding sequences are from one Apodemus sylvaticus chromosome X, mApoSyl1.1, whole genome shotgun sequence window:
- the LOC127675569 gene encoding protein FAM104A-like, with amino-acid sequence MASSRKRGRDENEDENVSPPHSKRTKRDQALQDTPGKQLPNNDNGQNQRNANNTDCERVPGNSLNDGTAEEDTNIHESSQEEGNEVCQGEDAYSHINNILREAHFYSRQQRAQSRKTT; translated from the exons ATGGCTTCAAGCAG gaaaagaggaagagatgaaAATGAGGATGAAAACGTCAGTCCCCCTCATTCGAAGAGGACTAAGAGAGACCAGGCCTTACAGGACACTCCTGGTAAACAG tTACCAAACAACGACAATGGACAGAACCAAAGAAACGCCAATAACACTGACTGTGAAAGAGTCCCAGGGAACAGCTTAAATGATGGCACTGCTGAAGAAGACACCAACATCCACGAATCATCACAAGAGGAGGGCAATGAAGTATGCCAAGGGGAAGATGCTTACTCCCACATTAATAACATCTTGAGGGAAGCTCATTTTTACAGCCGCCAGCAGAGAGCTCAATCAAGAAAGACCACCtaa